Proteins co-encoded in one Setaria viridis chromosome 9, Setaria_viridis_v4.0, whole genome shotgun sequence genomic window:
- the LOC117836900 gene encoding F-box protein SNE, whose protein sequence is MGGAASPPTRRPGEAAEVTELELRIQLLGGGGGGGGGGVCYNINDNADLLAEILGRLDGRSLAAAACVCRLWAAVARRDAVWEALCLRHVGPAPPATAAAAGPATRAVVAALGGYRRLYRLCLGPALDRLGRAGALAQAQAARAHHLSLSLSLSLFSIDCYERLGVGVGGGGGGAGAAAGRQQQQPSSLLFLCKPVDVS, encoded by the coding sequence ATgggaggtgctgcgtcgcccccGACGCGGAGGCCGGGCGAGGCCGCGGAGGTGACGGAGCTGGAGCTGCGCATCCAgctactcggcggcggcggcgggggcgggggcggcggcgtgtgcTACAACATCAACGACAACGCCGACCTGCTGGCCGAGATCCTGGGGCGCCTGGACGGGCGCTCGCTGGCCGCGGCCGCCTGCGTCTGCCGCCTCTGGGCCGCCGTGGCGCGCCGCGACGCCGTCTGGGAGGCGCTCTGCCTCCGCCACGtcggcccggcgccgccggccacggcagCGGCTGCCGGCCCCGCCAcgcgcgccgtcgtcgccgcgctcGGCGGGTACCGCCGCCTGTACCGGCTCTGCCTGGGGCCCGCGCTCGACCGTCTCGGGCGCGCGGGGGCGCTGGCGCAGGCCCAGGCGGCGCGGGCGCACCACCTGTCGCTCtccctctcgctctcgctcttCTCCATCGACTGCTACGagcgcctcggcgtcggcgtcggcggcggcggcgggggcgccggcgcggccgccgggaggcagcagcagcagccgtcgTCCCTGCTGTTCCTCTGCAAGCCCGTCGACGTGTCGTGA